A single genomic interval of Gammaproteobacteria bacterium harbors:
- a CDS encoding LysR family transcriptional regulator produces MARIELRHLRTLAALRDTGSLVEAAERLCLTQSALSHQIKDVEDRVQCSLFMRKTRPVRFTSAGQRLLALADEILPQLRAAEIDLDRLAGGETGRLYLAIECHSCFQWLMPTINTFRHHWPEVELDLSTSFSFAPLQALARGDLDLVISADPVDIPGLHYEALFRYEVRLAMSPRHALAAREYIAPSDLAQQILICYPVERSRLDLFSQFLDPAGVEPASLRTAELTMMIIQLVASNRGVAALPNWAISEYEGKDFLVSRPLGVNGLWTTLHAAIRAEQRDHAYIRDFMGFARQTCFANLSGIIPAA; encoded by the coding sequence ATGGCCAGGATCGAATTACGCCATCTTCGCACGCTGGCGGCATTGCGTGACACCGGCAGCCTGGTGGAGGCCGCGGAGCGCTTGTGCCTCACCCAATCCGCGCTGTCGCACCAGATCAAGGATGTGGAGGATCGGGTGCAATGCTCGCTGTTCATGCGCAAGACCCGCCCGGTGCGCTTTACCAGCGCCGGGCAACGCCTGCTGGCGCTGGCCGACGAGATCCTGCCGCAGCTGCGCGCCGCGGAAATCGATCTCGACCGCCTTGCCGGCGGCGAAACCGGCCGCCTGTACCTGGCCATCGAATGCCACAGTTGCTTTCAATGGTTGATGCCTACCATCAACACCTTTCGCCACCATTGGCCGGAGGTCGAACTCGACCTTTCGACCAGCTTCAGTTTTGCTCCGCTGCAGGCGCTCGCGCGCGGCGATCTCGACCTGGTGATCAGCGCCGACCCCGTCGATATCCCGGGGCTGCATTACGAAGCCCTGTTCCGCTACGAGGTGCGCCTTGCCATGTCGCCGCGGCACGCGCTGGCTGCAAGGGAATACATCGCACCTTCCGACCTGGCGCAGCAAATACTGATCTGTTATCCGGTCGAGCGCTCGCGCCTGGACCTGTTCAGCCAGTTCCTCGATCCTGCGGGGGTGGAACCCGCCAGCCTGCGCACGGCCGAGCTGACCATGATGATTATCCAGCTCGTGGCCAGTAATCGTGGTGTGGCGGCATTGCCGAACTGGGCCATCAGCGAATACGAGGGCAAGGATTTCCTGGTATCGCGGCCACTCGGCGTGAACGGGCTGTGGACCACGCTGCATGCCGCGATCCGCGCCGAGCAACGCGACCATGCCTATATCCGCGATTTCATGGGCTTTGCGCGCCAGACCTGTTTCGCGAACCTGTCCGGCATCATTCCCGCAGCCTGA
- the glpK gene encoding glycerol kinase GlpK, which yields MSILLSIDQGTTSSRCIAFDEHGTQLASAQQEFAQHFPRDGWVEHDPEDIWQTTLVTLAEVIAALGATSDEIAAIGISNQRETTVVWDRGSGKPVYPAIVWQDRRTAEQCRRLQDAGCEEWVAERTGLLLDPYFSGTKLAWILDNVDGCRQRAEAGQLAFGTIDSFLLWRLTGGARHCTDASNAARTLLFNIRTQEWDQDLLELLRVPAALLPEVLDSSADFGCVAAGLPAAGVAICGMAGDQQAALIGQGCLGPGQAKCTYGTGAFLVLNTGETPVYSRNRLLATVAFRVDGRTSYAMEGSIFVAGAAVKWLRDALHLVEHAADTESIAARAGDAGGVYLVPAFTGLGAPHWDPQARGAILGLTRDSGLDAIVTATLQSMAYQTRDLLEAMGRDGTRLQALRVDGGMSVNNWMLQFMADLLGMPVSRPRMTETTALGVASLAGYRQGVLPSLAHLPSLCGEDRRFTPGMSDARREQLYAGWLDAVARVRTPSRSASEPPSAG from the coding sequence ATGAGCATTCTCCTGTCGATCGATCAGGGCACCACCAGTTCGCGGTGCATCGCCTTTGACGAGCATGGCACCCAACTCGCCAGCGCCCAGCAGGAGTTCGCCCAGCATTTCCCTCGCGATGGCTGGGTCGAGCACGATCCGGAGGATATCTGGCAGACAACGCTGGTTACCCTGGCCGAGGTCATCGCGGCGCTCGGTGCGACCAGCGACGAGATCGCGGCGATCGGTATCAGCAACCAGCGCGAGACCACGGTGGTGTGGGATCGTGGCAGCGGCAAGCCGGTGTATCCGGCGATCGTATGGCAGGACCGGCGCACCGCGGAGCAGTGCCGGCGGCTGCAGGATGCGGGGTGCGAGGAATGGGTTGCCGAGCGTACCGGCTTGTTGCTCGATCCGTATTTCTCGGGCACCAAGCTGGCCTGGATACTCGATAACGTGGATGGCTGTCGGCAGCGTGCCGAGGCGGGCCAACTCGCGTTCGGCACCATCGACAGCTTCCTGCTGTGGCGGCTCACTGGCGGCGCACGTCATTGCACCGACGCCAGCAACGCCGCGCGCACCCTGCTGTTCAACATCAGGACCCAGGAATGGGACCAGGATCTGCTCGAGCTGTTGCGCGTTCCCGCTGCGCTGTTGCCGGAAGTGCTCGATTCCAGCGCCGATTTTGGCTGTGTTGCGGCCGGATTGCCCGCGGCGGGAGTGGCGATATGCGGTATGGCGGGTGATCAGCAGGCTGCGTTGATCGGCCAGGGTTGCCTGGGCCCGGGGCAGGCCAAGTGTACCTACGGCACCGGCGCATTCCTGGTGCTGAACACCGGTGAAACACCGGTTTATTCGCGCAACCGACTGCTTGCCACGGTGGCCTTTCGGGTGGACGGAAGGACCAGCTACGCGATGGAGGGCAGTATTTTTGTCGCTGGTGCCGCGGTCAAATGGCTGCGCGACGCGCTGCACCTGGTGGAGCACGCCGCCGATACCGAGAGCATCGCCGCGCGCGCGGGTGACGCGGGCGGTGTGTACCTGGTACCGGCATTCACCGGTCTCGGCGCGCCGCACTGGGACCCCCAGGCGCGTGGCGCCATTCTCGGTCTGACCCGCGACAGCGGGCTCGATGCGATCGTGACCGCAACCCTGCAGTCGATGGCCTACCAGACGCGTGATCTGCTCGAGGCGATGGGGCGCGACGGTACGCGGCTGCAAGCGCTGCGGGTCGATGGCGGCATGTCGGTAAACAACTGGATGCTGCAGTTCATGGCCGACCTGCTCGGCATGCCGGTCAGTCGCCCCCGCATGACCGAGACGACCGCGCTGGGGGTGGCCAGCCTTGCGGGCTATCGCCAGGGCGTGCTGCCATCGCTGGCTCATCTGCCATCGCTGTGCGGTGAGGACCGGCGCTTCACTCCCGGCATGAGTGATGCCCGGCGCGAACAACTCTACGCCGGTTGGCTGGATGCGGTTGCGCGGGTGCGGACTCCGTCGCGCTCCGCGAGCGAGCCGCCGTCCGCGGGCTGA
- the argF gene encoding ornithine carbamoyltransferase has translation MSVRHFLTLLDFSPAELEALIARAIEMKRAPRGTQSCANRVMGMIFAKSSTRTRVSFEVGMAQLGGHSLFLSPRDTQLGRGEPIEDTARVISSMVDIVTIRTFGHDIIERFAAFSRVPVINGLTDEYHPCQLLADVQTFVEHRGSIRGKRVAWIGDGNNMCHSYINAARQFDFELRIACPGDYQPDAALVAANRDRVTVLRDPREAARDAHLLATDVWASMGQEEEQARRCVAFADYQLNSSLLDVAAPDVLYMHCLPAHRGEEISAELMDNPDTVIWDEAENRLHAQKALIEFLLNA, from the coding sequence ATGTCGGTACGGCATTTCCTGACGCTGTTGGACTTCAGTCCCGCGGAACTCGAGGCGCTGATCGCGCGCGCCATTGAAATGAAGCGCGCTCCGCGCGGCACGCAGAGCTGCGCCAATCGCGTGATGGGCATGATCTTCGCGAAGTCCTCCACCCGTACCCGCGTCTCCTTCGAGGTCGGCATGGCACAGCTCGGCGGCCATTCGCTGTTTCTCTCGCCGCGCGACACCCAGCTCGGACGCGGCGAACCAATCGAGGACACCGCCCGGGTGATCTCGTCCATGGTCGATATCGTGACGATCCGCACCTTTGGACATGACATCATCGAGCGATTTGCGGCGTTCTCGCGGGTACCGGTGATCAACGGGCTCACCGACGAATATCATCCCTGCCAATTGCTGGCCGACGTGCAGACGTTCGTCGAGCACCGCGGCAGCATCCGCGGCAAGCGCGTGGCCTGGATCGGTGATGGCAACAATATGTGCCATTCCTATATCAACGCGGCACGGCAGTTCGATTTCGAGCTGCGCATCGCCTGCCCCGGGGATTATCAGCCCGATGCCGCGCTGGTGGCCGCGAATCGCGACCGCGTGACGGTACTGCGCGATCCGCGCGAAGCGGCACGCGACGCCCATCTGCTCGCCACCGATGTGTGGGCCTCGATGGGACAGGAAGAAGAGCAGGCCCGCCGTTGCGTGGCCTTCGCCGACTACCAGCTGAACTCGAGCCTGCTGGATGTGGCGGCACCGGATGTGCTGTACATGCATTGCCTGCCTGCGCATCGCGGCGAGGAAATCAGCGCCGAACTGATGGACAATCCGGACACCGTCATCTGGGACGAGGCGGAGAATCGACTCCACGCCCAGAAGGCGCTGATCGAATTCTTGCTCAACGCCTGA
- a CDS encoding aspartate aminotransferase family protein, with translation MPTYKRLDVCFTHGEGAWLFDTEGRRYLDALAGIAVCGLGHAHPGVTRAISEQAGRLLHTSNLYAIAQQQQLAARLVGISGMDNVFFGNSGAEANEAAIKIARLYGHGRDIEKPSIIVMENSFHGRTLATLSATGSRKVQAGFEPLVGGFVRARFGAIEELQGIARNNSSIVAVLLEPIQGEAGIRLAPEGYLEAVRALCDAQGWLMMLDEVQTGNGRTGRMFAFQHTSAVPDVLTTAKGLGNGVPIGVCLARGAAAEVFHPGNHGSTFGGNPLACAAANSVLDTILTEDLCGNAARMGERLVAGLQARLAGLPGVVEIRGRGLMVGIEMGAPCAYLVEAALERGLLINVTADKVVRLLPPLIITAQQIDRIVETLAGLLATTTGAAHDAA, from the coding sequence ATGCCAACCTACAAGCGCCTCGATGTGTGCTTCACGCACGGCGAGGGCGCATGGCTTTTCGATACCGAGGGCCGGCGCTATCTCGACGCCCTCGCGGGCATCGCGGTGTGCGGCCTCGGGCACGCACACCCGGGCGTCACCCGCGCGATCAGCGAGCAGGCGGGCCGCCTGCTCCACACCTCGAACCTCTATGCGATTGCCCAGCAGCAGCAACTCGCCGCCAGGCTGGTCGGGATCAGCGGCATGGACAACGTTTTCTTCGGCAATTCGGGTGCCGAGGCAAACGAGGCGGCAATCAAGATCGCGCGCCTCTACGGACATGGCAGGGATATCGAAAAGCCTTCGATCATCGTCATGGAGAACTCGTTTCACGGGCGCACCCTGGCGACGCTTTCGGCCACCGGCAGCCGCAAGGTACAAGCCGGCTTCGAGCCGCTGGTCGGCGGCTTCGTGCGCGCGCGCTTCGGCGCCATCGAGGAACTGCAGGGTATCGCGCGCAACAACAGCAGCATCGTCGCGGTGTTGCTCGAACCGATCCAGGGCGAAGCGGGTATCCGGCTCGCCCCGGAGGGCTATCTCGAGGCGGTGCGCGCGCTGTGCGACGCGCAGGGCTGGCTGATGATGCTCGATGAGGTGCAGACCGGCAACGGACGCACGGGGCGCATGTTTGCGTTCCAGCACACTTCGGCCGTTCCCGATGTGCTGACCACCGCGAAGGGTCTCGGCAATGGCGTGCCGATCGGTGTGTGCCTTGCGCGCGGCGCGGCGGCAGAGGTGTTCCATCCGGGCAATCATGGCTCGACCTTCGGCGGCAATCCGCTGGCCTGCGCGGCCGCCAACAGCGTGCTCGATACCATCCTGACCGAGGATCTGTGCGGCAATGCCGCGCGCATGGGCGAGCGGCTCGTCGCTGGTCTGCAGGCGCGACTGGCCGGGCTGCCCGGGGTCGTCGAAATCCGCGGACGCGGACTGATGGTCGGCATCGAAATGGGGGCACCCTGCGCTTACCTGGTCGAGGCGGCGCTGGAACGCGGCCTGCTGATCAACGTCACCGCGGATAAAGTGGTGCGCCTGCTGCCGCCGCTGATCATCACCGCACAACAGATCGACCGGATCGTCGAGACCCTGGCCGGCCTGCTCGCAACCACGACAGGCGCCGCCCACGACGCGGCCTGA
- the grxD gene encoding Grx4 family monothiol glutaredoxin: MSQEIIEVIKQQIESNPVILFMKGSPNQPQCGFSARASQVLMACGERFAYVDILSNPDIRANLPAYANWPTFPQLWIKGELIGGSDIIAEMHEKGELLPLVKDAVSTAAAS; the protein is encoded by the coding sequence ATGTCGCAGGAAATCATTGAAGTCATCAAGCAGCAGATCGAGAGCAACCCGGTCATTCTCTTCATGAAGGGTTCGCCGAACCAGCCGCAGTGCGGCTTCTCCGCGCGCGCCTCGCAGGTGCTGATGGCCTGCGGCGAGCGTTTCGCCTATGTCGACATCCTGAGCAATCCCGATATCCGCGCCAACCTGCCGGCCTACGCCAACTGGCCCACCTTTCCGCAGTTGTGGATCAAGGGTGAACTGATCGGTGGATCGGACATCATTGCCGAGATGCACGAGAAGGGCGAGTTGCTGCCCCTGGTAAAGGACGCCGTCAGCACTGCCGCGGCAAGCTGA
- the rnt gene encoding ribonuclease T produces the protein MAERFRGYLPVVVDVETGGFDSRSDALLEIAATLLTMNGAGYLECERTICHAVLPFEGANIEQASLDFTGIDPYALERGAIAENEAMHALFGDIRRAVREAGCKRAILVGHNAFFDHGFVFAAAERQKIKRNPFHPFSTFDTVTLAGMAYGQTVLAKACEMAGIAFNTRKAHSASYDCSKTAELFCAVVNRWKDTGGWPPVIEGS, from the coding sequence ATGGCGGAGCGCTTTCGCGGTTATCTGCCGGTGGTGGTCGACGTGGAAACCGGCGGCTTCGATTCCCGCAGCGATGCCCTGCTCGAAATCGCCGCGACCCTGCTGACGATGAACGGCGCCGGATACCTCGAGTGCGAGCGCACCATCTGCCACGCAGTACTGCCCTTCGAGGGCGCCAACATCGAACAGGCATCGCTCGATTTCACCGGCATCGACCCCTATGCGCTCGAGCGCGGAGCGATCGCCGAGAACGAGGCGATGCATGCGCTGTTCGGCGATATCCGCCGCGCGGTCCGCGAGGCGGGCTGCAAACGCGCGATCCTGGTCGGTCACAACGCATTCTTTGATCATGGCTTCGTGTTTGCGGCCGCCGAGCGGCAGAAGATCAAGCGCAATCCCTTCCACCCTTTCAGCACCTTCGACACCGTGACGCTGGCCGGCATGGCGTACGGCCAGACCGTGCTGGCAAAAGCCTGCGAAATGGCGGGGATCGCTTTCAACACCCGCAAGGCGCACAGCGCCAGCTACGATTGCTCGAAAACCGCGGAATTGTTCTGTGCGGTGGTGAACCGCTGGAAAGATACGGGCGGCTGGCCGCCCGTCATCGAGGGATCCTGA
- the pyrC gene encoding dihydroorotase codes for MQHLDILRPDDWHLHLRDGELLPLTVNATARIFRRAIVMPNLKPPVTTTAAALAYRERILAVLDPRLAIADFQPLMTLYLTDATDPGEIARAQASGCVHGVKLYPAGATTNSEAGVTDIRRVHAVLGEMERRGMPLLVHGEVTAPEIDVFDREQVFIDTVLEPLLRDFPGLKVVFEHITTKQAVDFVMAGPAQLAATITPHHLLYNRNHLLAGAVRPHLYCLPVLKRNLHQQALIEAATSGSPRFFLGTDSAPHTRLTKECASGCAGIFSAHAALELYAEVFEAHAALERLEGFASLHGADFYGLPRNADRIRLRRESWTSPASLALGDDTLIPMRAGEQLAWRIDGAAS; via the coding sequence ATGCAACATCTCGATATCCTCAGGCCGGATGACTGGCACCTCCATCTGCGCGACGGCGAACTGCTGCCGCTGACCGTGAATGCGACGGCACGGATATTCCGCCGCGCCATCGTCATGCCGAACCTGAAACCACCGGTCACGACCACGGCAGCCGCACTGGCGTATCGCGAGCGGATCCTCGCGGTGCTCGATCCACGGCTCGCCATTGCCGACTTCCAGCCGCTGATGACGCTTTACCTCACCGACGCGACCGACCCCGGGGAGATCGCCCGCGCCCAGGCGAGCGGCTGCGTGCACGGCGTGAAGCTGTACCCGGCCGGAGCAACCACCAACAGCGAAGCCGGCGTGACCGACATCCGCCGGGTGCACGCGGTTCTGGGCGAGATGGAACGCCGCGGCATGCCACTGCTGGTACACGGCGAAGTGACTGCGCCGGAGATCGACGTGTTCGATCGCGAACAGGTATTCATCGATACGGTGCTCGAACCGCTGCTCAGGGATTTTCCGGGGCTGAAAGTGGTATTCGAGCACATCACCACCAAACAGGCCGTGGATTTCGTGATGGCCGGCCCGGCGCAACTCGCCGCCACCATCACCCCGCACCATCTGCTCTACAACCGCAATCACCTGCTGGCAGGCGCGGTTCGACCGCATCTCTATTGCCTGCCGGTGCTGAAGCGCAATCTTCACCAGCAAGCGTTGATCGAAGCCGCCACGAGTGGTTCGCCGCGTTTTTTCCTCGGCACGGATTCGGCACCGCATACGCGCCTGACCAAGGAGTGCGCCAGTGGTTGCGCCGGCATCTTCAGCGCGCATGCCGCGCTCGAACTCTACGCGGAAGTGTTCGAGGCGCACGCGGCACTCGAGCGGCTGGAAGGCTTCGCAAGCCTCCACGGTGCGGATTTCTACGGCCTGCCACGCAACGCCGACCGGATCCGGCTGCGGCGCGAAAGCTGGACCAGCCCGGCAAGCCTCGCGCTTGGCGACGACACCCTGATACCCATGCGGGCCGGCGAGCAACTCGCATGGCGCATCGACGGAGCAGCGAGCTGA
- a CDS encoding OmpA family protein — MSPVFDAIPSYAVTGTNSVGLVAVNFRRAYTDYRDCVATLPAAADHDVGDQDPGRTRIPFATGVYRLDGAGRARLDSVALHVQQQEGLKAIYVDGYTDDTGSDAINREISQRRAQGVTSYLVSRGVAASLITTRFHGSRYPAAPGRSAAARAQNRRVTVRIE, encoded by the coding sequence CTGTCGCCGGTGTTCGATGCCATACCTTCGTATGCGGTCACCGGGACCAATTCCGTCGGGCTGGTCGCGGTCAATTTCCGCCGTGCCTACACGGACTACCGGGATTGTGTCGCGACGCTGCCCGCCGCCGCCGATCACGATGTCGGTGACCAGGATCCCGGGCGCACCCGTATCCCGTTTGCGACCGGGGTGTACCGGCTGGATGGGGCCGGGCGTGCGCGGCTGGATAGTGTTGCGTTGCATGTACAGCAGCAAGAGGGATTGAAAGCCATCTACGTCGATGGTTACACCGACGATACCGGAAGCGACGCCATCAATCGCGAGATCTCGCAGCGCCGCGCCCAGGGCGTCACCAGCTATCTGGTCAGCAGGGGTGTGGCAGCATCACTCATTACCACGCGCTTTCACGGTTCGCGCTACCCTGCCGCACCCGGTCGCAGCGCCGCGGCCCGCGCGCAGAACCGGCGGGTGACCGTGCGCATCGAATAA
- a CDS encoding argininosuccinate synthase, which produces MTAVKKVVLAYSGGLDTSVIVRWLQETYRCEVVTFTADIGQGEEVEPARAKAKLLGVKEIHIEDLREEFAREYVYPMFRANAIYEGEYLLGTSIARPLIAKRLVEIAAACGADAISHGATGKGNDQVRFELGAYALMPGVRVIAPWREWDLGSRESLLAYCEQHGIPVEMKRGKKSPYSMDANLLHISYEGGNLEDPWCEPEEDMWRWSVAPEAAPDKPTYVELGFRGGDVVSVDGQAMSPANVMLHLNKVAGDNGVGRLDLVENRYVGMKSRGCYETPAGTVMLKAHRAIESLTLDREVAHLKDELMPRYAKLVYSGYWWSPERRMLQSAIDESQHWVSGTVRLKLYKGSVSVVGRKSDDSLFDAHIATFEDDRGAYNQKDAEGFIRLNALRMRIAASRGRRLD; this is translated from the coding sequence ATGACAGCTGTGAAAAAAGTGGTGCTGGCCTATTCCGGCGGCCTCGATACCTCGGTGATCGTGCGCTGGCTGCAGGAGACATACCGTTGCGAGGTGGTGACCTTCACCGCGGACATCGGCCAGGGCGAGGAGGTCGAGCCGGCGCGCGCGAAAGCCAAGCTGCTCGGCGTGAAGGAAATCCATATCGAGGATCTGCGCGAGGAATTCGCCCGCGAGTACGTCTACCCGATGTTCCGCGCCAATGCGATCTATGAAGGCGAGTACCTGCTGGGCACTTCGATCGCGCGTCCGCTGATCGCCAAGCGGCTGGTGGAAATCGCCGCGGCCTGCGGCGCGGACGCGATCTCGCACGGCGCCACCGGCAAGGGCAATGACCAGGTGCGTTTCGAGCTCGGCGCCTACGCGTTGATGCCCGGAGTGCGGGTGATCGCGCCCTGGCGCGAGTGGGATCTCGGCTCGCGCGAGTCACTGCTCGCGTATTGCGAGCAGCACGGTATTCCGGTGGAGATGAAGCGGGGCAAGAAGTCGCCCTATTCGATGGATGCCAACCTGCTGCATATCTCCTACGAGGGTGGCAACCTCGAGGATCCGTGGTGCGAGCCCGAGGAGGACATGTGGCGCTGGTCGGTGGCGCCGGAGGCGGCACCCGACAAGCCGACCTACGTCGAGCTGGGCTTTCGTGGTGGCGACGTGGTGAGCGTGGACGGGCAGGCGATGAGTCCTGCAAACGTGATGCTGCATCTCAACAAGGTTGCCGGTGACAACGGTGTCGGGCGTCTCGATCTGGTCGAGAACCGCTATGTGGGCATGAAATCGCGCGGATGTTATGAAACTCCGGCCGGTACCGTGATGCTGAAGGCGCACCGGGCCATCGAATCGCTGACCCTGGATCGCGAGGTCGCGCATCTCAAGGACGAGTTGATGCCGCGCTACGCGAAGCTCGTCTACAGCGGCTACTGGTGGTCACCCGAGCGGCGCATGCTGCAGAGCGCGATCGATGAATCCCAGCATTGGGTGAGCGGTACCGTTCGTCTCAAGCTCTACAAGGGCTCGGTGTCGGTGGTCGGGCGCAAATCCGACGACAGCCTGTTCGATGCGCATATCGCGACCTTCGAGGATGACCGCGGCGCCTATAACCAGAAGGACGCCGAGGGCTTCATCCGCCTCAACGCGCTGCGCATGCGCATCGCGGCCAGCCGCGGACGTCGTCTCGATTGA
- a CDS encoding peptide chain release factor 3 yields MDPQALKKEVARRRTFAIISHPDAGKTTITEKLLLFGNAIQLAGTIKARKSGRHATSDWMTMEQERGISVTSSVMQFPYRDRVVNLLDTPGHEDFSEDTYRTLTAVDSVLMIIDAAKGVEDRTIKLMEVCRLRDTPILSFINKLDREIREPIELLDEIESVLGIKAAPVNWPIGSGKRFKGLYDLYTDTIHVYRQGQGSRIPDDVRIKGIDSAEAATLLGDLLEELKSEVELVRGASHAFAKEDYLAGKLTPVFFGTALGNFGVREMLDAFIEWAPAPAARATETRMVQSVEPAFSGFVFKIQANMDPRHRDRIAFMRVCSGTYERGMKMHHVRLGKDVKVVDAVTFLAGERSQTEEAMAGDIIGLHNHGTIQIGDTFSAGEALKYTGIPHFAPELFQRIRLRDPLKMKHLQKGLQQLSEEGSTQVFMPLRNNELIVGAVGTLQFEVVAFRLKDEYKVDCVYEAVNVYTARWVDCPDERKLEEFRTKAYEHLALDGGGHLAYLAPTRVNLNLTMERWPDIRFRATREH; encoded by the coding sequence ATGGATCCCCAGGCGCTCAAGAAGGAAGTTGCCCGCCGCCGCACCTTCGCGATCATCTCGCACCCGGATGCGGGCAAGACCACGATTACCGAGAAGCTGCTGCTGTTTGGCAATGCGATCCAGCTCGCGGGCACGATCAAGGCGCGCAAGAGCGGCCGTCACGCGACCTCCGACTGGATGACGATGGAGCAGGAGCGCGGCATCTCGGTCACTTCCTCGGTGATGCAGTTCCCGTACCGCGACCGGGTGGTGAACCTGCTCGACACACCCGGCCACGAGGATTTCTCGGAAGATACCTACCGCACCCTGACCGCGGTCGATTCGGTGCTGATGATCATCGACGCGGCCAAGGGCGTGGAGGATCGCACCATCAAGCTGATGGAGGTGTGTCGCCTGCGTGATACGCCGATTCTCAGCTTCATCAACAAGCTCGACCGCGAAATCCGCGAGCCGATCGAGTTGCTCGACGAGATCGAATCCGTGCTGGGCATCAAGGCCGCGCCGGTCAACTGGCCGATCGGCAGCGGCAAACGTTTCAAGGGCCTCTACGATCTCTACACCGATACCATTCACGTGTACCGTCAAGGGCAGGGCAGTCGTATCCCGGACGATGTGCGGATCAAGGGCATCGACAGTGCAGAAGCGGCGACGCTGCTCGGCGATCTGCTCGAGGAGCTGAAGTCAGAGGTGGAACTGGTGCGTGGCGCGAGCCATGCTTTCGCCAAGGAAGACTATCTCGCGGGCAAGCTCACGCCGGTTTTCTTCGGTACCGCACTGGGCAATTTCGGTGTGCGCGAAATGCTCGACGCTTTTATCGAGTGGGCGCCGGCACCGGCCGCGCGCGCCACCGAAACGCGCATGGTGCAGTCGGTGGAGCCGGCCTTCAGCGGCTTCGTGTTCAAGATCCAGGCAAATATGGATCCGCGGCACCGCGATCGCATCGCATTCATGCGGGTGTGCTCGGGCACCTACGAGCGCGGCATGAAAATGCACCATGTGCGCCTCGGCAAGGACGTGAAGGTGGTCGATGCGGTGACCTTCCTGGCCGGCGAACGCTCGCAGACCGAGGAGGCAATGGCCGGCGATATCATCGGCCTGCACAATCACGGCACGATCCAGATCGGCGATACCTTCAGCGCGGGTGAGGCACTGAAGTACACCGGCATACCCCACTTCGCGCCGGAGCTGTTCCAGCGCATCCGGCTGCGTGACCCGTTGAAGATGAAGCATCTGCAGAAGGGGCTGCAGCAGCTCTCGGAAGAAGGCTCGACGCAGGTGTTCATGCCGCTGCGCAACAACGAACTGATCGTCGGCGCGGTGGGTACGCTGCAGTTCGAGGTGGTCGCATTCCGGCTCAAGGACGAGTACAAGGTCGATTGCGTCTACGAGGCGGTCAACGTGTACACCGCGCGCTGGGTGGATTGCCCGGACGAACGCAAGCTGGAGGAATTCCGGACCAAGGCCTACGAGCACCTTGCGCTCGACGGCGGCGGGCATCTTGCCTACCTGGCGCCGACCCGCGTCAATCTCAATCTCACGATGGAGCGCTGGCCGGACATCCGTTTCCGCGCCACCCGTGAACACTGA
- a CDS encoding glutathione peroxidase, which produces MTSIYEFSCNTSKGEKKSLKDYQGQVMLIVNTASKCGFTPQFEGLEALHEKYAAKGLAILGFPCNQFGHQDPGNDAEILSFCQTKFDVKFPMFAKVEVNGSDADPLFKYLKAEAPGLLGSTGIKWNFTKFLVSRKGKVLERFAPTVTPADLEEKITALL; this is translated from the coding sequence ATGACATCTATCTACGAGTTCAGCTGCAATACGTCGAAGGGCGAGAAAAAATCGCTGAAGGATTATCAGGGCCAGGTAATGCTGATCGTGAATACCGCCAGCAAGTGCGGCTTTACGCCGCAGTTCGAGGGACTGGAGGCGCTGCACGAAAAATACGCCGCAAAGGGTCTCGCGATTCTCGGCTTCCCCTGCAATCAGTTCGGTCACCAGGACCCCGGCAACGATGCCGAGATCCTGAGCTTCTGCCAGACCAAGTTTGACGTGAAGTTTCCGATGTTCGCCAAGGTCGAGGTGAACGGCAGCGACGCCGACCCGCTGTTCAAGTATCTCAAGGCCGAGGCCCCGGGACTGCTGGGATCAACGGGAATCAAGTGGAACTTCACCAAGTTCCTGGTCAGTCGCAAGGGCAAGGTGCTCGAGCGCTTTGCGCCGACCGTGACGCCCGCGGATCTCGAGGAAAAAATCACGGCGCTGCTGTGA